The genomic segment GCCAAGGTTCGGAACGGGGACGGGGGCGACATCCGTCCCAACCAGAATATCTACACCGGCCCTGTGAAGATCCATCACATTTTTAAAGCTATTTTCTATATTGCCTTGCGGGAAAGTATTAAAGCTTGAGTTCAGAATATCGATCCATTCCGGACTTAATTTGGAATGAACACGTGGGTCATTCGCCAATTGCGATGCTGGATTCCCAAGAATGGATGAGTTCAAAACCAAGCACGGTGTAACAAACGCGCCAGAATCGACGATGGATTGCACTAGCTCCGGCGTGTAATCGGGCCTGTCGATAAACAGGTGGCCCAATCCGTCTACGCCAAGATCGATGGCGGTTTGGGAAGAATTAGCAGTCAAGACGTGGGCGATGACGATTTTATCGAATTTATGGGCTTCTTCCACGGCTGCTTTTAGAATTTCGTCGCTTAAAACAGGCAGTCCAGGAGCGCCCATGACTGTTCCTTCTTCTATCATAATTTTTACATAGTCTGCTCCATTCTCCACCTGGGTATGAACATGTTTAATCGCTTCTTCCACCGTTGTTACTTGTGGCACTTCTTCGTGATCGTGGGCGTAAGCAGCTAGCATAGCTTCCCGGTCATCCTTCGATAACTTCTCCAATTCCTTTAATACGAAATCTGGAATCTCATCCCCATCTGGCAGCAATTCATCCGGGTGACCACCAGGAGCGGTGACTGCCGTACCTGCAGAACGGACATCGGCGATATCATCCGTATTTTTCAATTGAATCGCCCGTCCTCTTTCTGTAAAGTCACCGTTCATTTCGATTTCTGTTGTCACGCCGAAATTTAATGCATCCCGTAATCCACCGATGGAAGTATGAACATGCGCATCAATTAAGCCCGGCAATAATGTTGCATCCTCAGCATCGATGATTGTTGCATTCGCCGGAATGTCGCCACCTACTGCAAAAATGGTTTCCCCTTTGATGACAATACTCCTTGATTCTATTACTTTTTCTCCATCGAAAATACGCACATTCGTAATAGCAGTAATTTTTTCCGCCGAAGAGCTTTGAACTACATTCATCATATTGTTATCCTCCTTGGATACGTCTTATAACAATTCGAATCATAACTGTTAGTTAACTAACTGTCAACAAGCTAATATTAAATTGACATGAAAGGAGGATATTTGTATAGTTTACTTACTAACAGTTAGTTTTCTAATAATATGAGGAGGTACGCTCATGAAGCCTCACAAGAATACGCCTTATCTGGATTTGTTTCAGGTTATTGGGCTTAAGTTAAAGAAAAAAGCGGACGAGAGCATAAAAGAGTTAGGGTTAAACGCTCAACAAGGAAAAATAATTGGCTATATCTACGAAAACCAAGAAACTGAATTAATTCAGAGGGATCTTGCTGATCGGTTTCATCTACGCGGGGCTAGCATCACAGCTATGCTTCAAGGTCTTGAGCAAAGAGGATTCATCGAGCGGAAAATCCCAGTCAATAATGAACGACAAAAAAATATTTATGTTTTGCCAAAGGCCGTTGAATTGATTGAAGATTTTAATGAATCCTTTCAAAAAGTGGAGGACGAAATCGTTCAAGTCCTTTCCGAAGATGAGAAACAAATCTTAAAGGAATTGTTGATCAAAATTAATGAACGCTTATAATTGCATTTGGAATCTGCCCCGTAGATTGGGGTACTTAATTCAACTAACTGAGAACTATAGTGAATCGCCTACAATCTGGCCGCCGATTACTTTCGGTGGCTTTCCGTGCTTATTAAGCAGATTTGATCAAAACTGCAGGTGGGGTAAAAAGTTGACAGTTACGCTCCGCGGCGCATTTTTCGCCGATAGCCCCGTTAAGCTGAACCTTACAATAAGTGAAGATGAACGTCAGATTGGCTATCACGAATCCTCTTTTCCGAACAAGCTTTCAATCAGCTCCCATACCTTCGGCTGTGAAGATGCATTAAAATCCAATTCAATGCCAACAGCCTGCCTTTGCCGGATTGATCCGGCCAAGGCAGGCTGCTGCTCTTCCTATTTGGTTACGTTAACCTCCATTTGGCTGCTTTCCGTGATGCCGCTATCGTTGGATAGCTCAACACGGTAAGTGTAAGTGCCTACAGCGCGGTCCGTTATAGTCGTAGATGCGCTTTGCGCGCCAGGCGTACTAGCCGTCAGCGTCTGCGTATCAATAAGCGTCCCATTTTCATACAAACGGTATTCGGTGGCGTTCGTTCCCCACCACATGTTCATCGTCACCTTGTAGCTGCCATCCCCGTCCCAGTTGTCATTGGACAGCACTGGCTGGCCGGGAAAAGCATCCTTAACCGTTACAGTATGAGGGGTACAGCTCGTCGTACCGAAGGAATTAGTCAGCTCGCAAGTGTACGTATACGTACCGTTTGCTTTTCCGGCAATATCTACAGACGCCGACTGTGCGGACGGCGAGTTGTCCGTTAATACCTTGCTAGCAATGAGCTCCCCATTCTCATACAGCTTATATACCGTACCATTTTGCCCATACCACAAATTCATCGTAATTTTGTAGCTGCCATCCAGCAGCCCGTTGTCATGCCCGTTATTGTCAGACAGCACCGGCTTGCCCGGAATTTCCGTTGCCTTCTCGGCTCCTGTCACTGTAATGACGACGGTTTTCGTCGTTTGCAGCCCGGCCTCATTGACCGCTGTCGCTGTAAAGGTATGCGTTCCAGCCCGGCCAGCCATGGACAGAACGTCGCCATTTACCACTGGATTGCCGTCAAAGGAAAGCGTCAGGCTCCGAATGCCCGATTCCGGGTCCTCTGCCGTTACCGCCACCGTCCAGCTGTCCGCTTCGGTCATCTGCTGCGGCGGCAAGCCTGCAATAACAGGAGGGGTTGTATCCTCCTCTTCCTGCGGCGCGCCCACATACTGAATGCGCGGCATTGGCGGCTCCTCCATGCCTGCTCCCAAATAGAAGCTGGTGTGCGGCGGCTGATTGTAAGCTACATTTTGCCATGCAATGCCAAGGCGATAGACAGGATCATGCATCAGTGTTCTAATCCGATGCTCGGTTACATCGGTCGTCGTATAAATGCGAAGCTCCGAGCTGTCTGTAGAACGCCACATTACTTCCTCGCGCCAATCGCCGAATAGATCGGCCTGCAAGCTCGGATTGGCCTTCGTCGAGTTGTTCGAAGAAGCGCCTGTCGCCGTAAGAAGGTTAACCGTTGTTTCATTCGTGTAATCCCACTTGTCGATCCGATTGTCATCCTGCAGCTCGCGCAGCAAATCGCCATCCCACCATACGCCGAAGTTGGTCGAGGTAGGGATATTCGTTGTAATCAGCTCACCGCGTGCATTGTATAGTCCTGTAATCGGAATATGCTGTGCATTTGTAATTGTAGCCGACCACATTTCCTCCCCAATATGGTTCGGGTCAATATCGGCTGACATTCCGCGTCCGGTATCTATGCCGGTGAAGACGCCCCAAAGGATTTCCCCAGTCGCTGCATCCCGCATCTCCATACCGTACTTGGAATCCGTATGCTCGTGTACACCAAACACTTCAAGCCCCGGACGCGTAGGGTCCAGATCGCCAAAGTGCAGAGCATCGCCATGACCTAGCCCTGTGTTGTAAAGCGGTTTACCGTCATCGTCAATCGCCATCGCGCCAAACGTAATTTCATCCTTGCCATCGTTGTCTACATCGCCAATCGACAGGTTGTGGTTGCCCTGCCCGGCATAAGAACCATAGCCTTCGGTGTTTGAATCAAATTTCCACTGCTGTGTCAGCTTTCCGTCACGGAAATTGTAGGCAGCCAATACCGTTCTTGTATAGTAGCCGCGGCTGAAAATAACGCTCGGATGCTCACCATCCAAATAGGCGACGCCCGCAAGAAAACGATCGACGCGATTGCCATATGCATCGCCCCAGGCGCTGACATCGCCGCGCGGTGGATCATATGCGACCGTATCCAGTGCACCGCCAGTCAAACCATTGAATACGGTCAAAAATTCCTGCCCCAGCAGCACGTAGCCGCTGCTATTGCGGTGATCGGCACTCGGATCGCCAATGACGCGGCCCAGGCCGTCAATCGTTCCATCGGCTGTTTTCATCGTGACTTCAGCGCGTCCATCTCCATCAAGATCGTAAACCATAAATTGCGTATAATGGGCGCCCGATCGGATGTTTGGCCCCATATTAATGCGCCATAGCCGTGTGCCGTCCATTTTGTAGGCGTCCATGTAGACGATGCCTGTATAGCCCGCCTGAGAATTATCCTTGCTGTTGGACGGTGTCCACATGAGCACAATTTCCAGCTCGCCATCCCCGTCAAGATCGCCAACGCTCGCATCGCCCGCATTGTACGTGTAAGGCTGGCCATCCTTTGTATAATCATCGGCTGGCTTTTGCAGCGGAATGGACAGATACGATTGGGTCCACACGCCGAAATCTTCAGTCGCCGGCTTCTCCACGCCGTTCAGAACAGCCGTCACCTGATAAACAGAGCTGTCTGTTCCTTCCGTATCGAGCAGGTTCGTGCTGCCTGTAATCGGCTCCGCATTCACTTTGCTGCCATCGCGGTACACATTAAAGGCGATGGATGATGGATCAAGCCCAAGCATCCGCCAGCCAATGTAGTTGCCCTCAGCCTTCTTCACCGCAACCGGGGCACGGTCCAAATACTCCATATTGCGATACAAAGTCGTCACGGCAGGCGACTCCAAGCTTTGGGACAGCTCAGAAATGCCGCCCGCATTCACAGATGCAACCTTGTAATAGTAAGGAATCGTCGTCAGCACCGTTGTGTCCGTATAGGCTGCTTCTGCGGACTTGCCAATTAACGTATAATCGCCATCCGCCTTGGTTGCCCGGTAAATATAGAACACTTTCGCATTGCTGACCGCATCCCAGCGGAATGTCAGATCATTTTTATTCGTTTCCACAAGCGTCAAGCCTGTCGGTATGGCTGCCGTTGGCACATTCGGATCAACCATCGACACAGCAAGTGCGTTGGAGGCTACCGATTCAAGCCCCGTATAGTCAACGGCTGTCACCGTATACACATAATTCAGACCGACATCAGCTGTCATATCGGCAAAGCTAAGCGCTGCCGTCTCGGTCAAAAGCTCTGCACTAGCGGCTACAGCAGCCTGGCGATAGACGCGGTAGGACGATGCGCCTTCCACAGCGTTCCATGCCAGGGCAGCCGTTACAGATTCATTTTCAAGCTCCAGTTCCGTCAGCGCTAGACCTGTCGGCGCCAGCAGCAGCGGCGTAATTTCCAGACCATTCAAATGAGCCGTTTGGCCGCTGAATACGAGGTTCATTTGACCATCCTTCACGGCAATCTGATTGAATACGCGCTCAGCAATAGACTCCTTGCCGGACGTAATCGTGCCGTAGTCGGCCCCTTCAATATTGACATTGGTCCGTGTTGAGCCAATCCAATCGCCCGTATACGTTTTGACCGAATAGGAACCGTTCGGCAAATCGACCTTGAACTCATAGCTGGCATTGAAATAAGCCACGAAATCGCGTCTCAGGTCGTCCGTTCCCGCCCCCCGGTCGCGGTCAATCATGCCTGTGCTGTTCGTTAGCCCATAGCCGAGCGCAGGCGTATAAAGCACATTGCGCGTAATTTCGGTATATCCCGCAGCAACAGGAGCTCCTACCGGTCCGAAATCAAACCGGTACTGCGCCGATTTGGTCGTAATCGATACTTCGCTGGATGGCAGCGATTCGCCGCGGCCATTAACAGCCGTTACCCGCACGGTATAAGACTTTCCTTCCAGCATTCCGCCAATGGTCAGGGTTGGCACCGTCGCTGTCCCAATCATGGCGTAAGCCGATTCAGGCTCGGAAGCCAGCTTGCGGTAAATTTTATAAATATCGGTGTTGTCCGAAGCGCTCCATTTCAGCACAGCACCGGCATTGCTGACACTGCCTGCAACGAGATGAGCTGGTGCATCTGGCACAGCATCAGGCTGTGCAATTTCGCGGACATAATCCGCCAGCGGCACCGAAAGCTGTTCAATGCCTCCTGCCAGCAGACGAGCGATTTGAATGGCCCCGTATTCCTGGAAATGCGTATTGTCCGCAGAGCCATTCGGGAAAGCGCCATAAATGCCTGGCTCCACATGAAGGAATACAGACAAGGAAGCTTGCGGGCCAATGGAGTTGTAGTAGGCGATACTGAGCGCACTCAGGTCAACCAGCTCCACATTCAGCTCGGCAGCTACCTCTTTCATGGCCTGCACATACTCTGGAAAGCTAATATTAAAAATGCCTGTATCCGCATTGAAATCGCGGCGGCCCATCGGCGTTACGAGGATCGGCGTCGCGCCCCGCTGTCTGGCACCGTTAACGTAGGTTTTCAAATAGTTTTTGTAATCGGCTGGCGAAGCATAGCGCTCAGGAACGCTAATCGTCGCATCATTGTGGCCGAATTGGACAAGGAAATAGTCCCCTGGACGAATCGTCCGCAATACTTCATCCAGACGGCCCTCTACAATAAAGGATTTGGAGCTGCGGCCGCCAATGGCATGATTTTTGAAAATAACATCATTGCTGAAGAAGCGCGGCAGCATTTGGCCCCAGCCAGCCTGTGGCTCCCAATAGGGATCATAGGTTTGAACGGTAGAATCCCCCGCAAGATATACCGCCTGCCGCTCTCCAGCCTGACGCTCCTGCTGCTTCTTAATAACAAGAGCATTCAGCTTGGGCGCGGACCCCGTAAATGCAAGATTGAGCTGCCCATCTACAAGCGCCAGCTGAAAGTCCATCTCCAGATATTGGCCAGCTGCTTTGCTGGTCAGCTGCACCTTCTGAATCGTTTCGGCCTTAATCGCAATTTCGGATGCTTCGGTCGCATCACCCGCAATGAGTGAAATCGTATAGTCGCCATTAGGCAAATCGACGTTAAAGACCCCATTATTCGGTGTAACAAAATCCGAACGCAGCGGATCAGAGGTTCCACGGTTGCCAGAGCCGACATTGGAAATGTCAGTAAAGCCGTATTTGAGCGCAGATGTATAGGCGGTCTCGGCTGTTACACGGACATAGCCGTCAGCAAGCTCGCCCGATCCAAAATCGAAGCGAATGGTATCGCCTTCCGGCAGTGTAGCAGGCGGCACATAGACAGCGCTCTCCACAACCGTGGAAGCTTCCGATTCCCCGCGCACGTTAATAGCTTTCACAGTGTAATAATGCGCCGCAGACGTGTCGACGCCCGCATCCGTATAGGCAGGCACCGTCGTTTGGCCAATTTCTACAAACGGCCCTGCTGCCGCATCGGCACGCAGCACCTTGTAGCCCTCCGCTCCCTCGACAACCGTCCAGCCCAGCACAACCGCCGAAGCCTGCACGGCGCTGATGCTGACTTGGCTCGGCGCGGCTGGAGCCGTAAGCGCCGGTATGGTTACCGCCGCGGTAGGGGCGCTTAAGGCCGACTCCAGCCCAGCCGCACTGACGGCAGCGACGAAGTAGCTATAGCTGCTCCCTTCTGCAACAGCCGTATCCACATAGGAGGCAGCTGCCGTTTCACCCGCAAGGACAGGAGCGGCAGCGCCCTCCGAGCGATATAGCTTGTAACGGGCCGCATTGGTTACCGAGTTCCACGCGAGTGTCACATCCTGCGGCGTCACGCGTGTCACGGCAAGCCCGCTCGGCGCCTCAGGAGCAGCTGCGACTACCTGTTCAATGACGATGCCGTTCAAATAAGCGTAGCCCGTAGTCGCCGAAATATCGACCGTCAGCTGCCCGTCATTTACCGTGGTCCGGTACGTGCCATGAACGACCGCCTGGCGTGTAGAAAGCGTTCCGGCAGCGACTCCCTCCAAAGCAATATTCGTTTTAGTCGAGCTTGTGCCCGTCAGCAAATCGCCCGAATACACGGTGACATCATATTCGCCATTAGGCAAATCCACATAAAAGGAAAATGAGGTTCCGAGGACAAAATCATTCGTCAGCTCATCTCCGCCGGAGCGGTTCCGGGAAGCCAACGCGACGCTCAGCCCATAACCAGCCGCAGCCGTATACAGCTGCGATTCGCTTACGCCGATAAAGCCTTCCTTGACAGGACTTGAGGCTGTGCCAAAGTCAAATTTCTTCACAAGCTGTTCTACTGTGTTTGCGTAGGCTGTCTGCGATCCAAGCGGCAGCCCCTGCAAAATAGTGGTCCATAAAACCGCTGCGGCAAGCAGCAGAAACATTAGCCTTTTTTTACTTCTTAACATATAAAAGGATTCCCCCCATTTTCTCAATTGAAATGTTTATTCATTGCAACAAGGTTCGGCTTGCGGGTAAACTGCGTATCCGTTTTTTAGCCTCAATATTAAGTAAGCGTTTACAAAATACCGCATCCTGCTGTACGATCCTAAGCTGTCTGTTCGTTATGAGGCCTTCATCCCTCCCTGCTTCTATGTTTAATGGTTATAGCAATTAGTTGAATACGCTTTCAACTTGATACTAACGTTGTTTTTTGTGAAATAATAGCAAAAAAACCGTCTTTTTTGATTAAAAATCCGGTTTTCATAGCAAAGCTGCCGCCGTAGCAGCAGCCACTAAGTATGTTGGAGCTTTTTATTATTGCCTATGCCGCTAAATGAGGCCCAATTGGATTCTGCTGCTTTCCTTCAGCTATAGGCTGGGTAAACAATGCCAATATCCAGCTCTTTTTCTAAACGCCCCTCTGTATAATGAAGCTGTTCATTCCCTTTAATCTCCAAAGCGAGCTCCGCTCCATCGTAGTGGACAACTCCTTTAATCGTCCTAACGCTCATGCCGATCAAGCGGCTCAGCCTGCCTGCCCGATCCGTAACGGCGCGAATGCCGAACGGGAAACGCATATGCTCCTTCCCATCTAAATAAATGACAGACTCCTCCCGAGTATTGAGCAGCTCAAACGCCAAGCCATCCACGGTTCTGCTGTAGGCTGTGCTTCCGCCTGCCGGCTCATCGCCATGATCCATCGCATAAGGCAGCAGCCCCGTAAACCACAGTGTTCCATCTGGCGCAGGCAAAATGCCACACAATCGCTCTACATAATCCAGCACGCTCAGTATCGCTGGCGAATACGTTTCCGTATAGCCCTCCACCCCCGTCCATGGGCTAAGCGCTTGTGAAAACCGCGTCATATTAGCCATTGCCGACACAAGCGGATACATAACCCAAGTGAGCTCTACATAACGCTGATGCTTCTCGAACGCATGGGCAGCGCGAATGATGCTAAGAAAGTTAGTCGATCCTCCCCAGCTGTTATAGCTGGAAAACGGATCAAAACGCGGATCATCCATTGCCATCGACGTAAACGGAAATTTAGCAAAAAACTTGCTCGTATTAAGCAAATAGCGCCTTAGCATCGTATCAAAAAAACGGCGGTCGCCCACCTCGCAGGCCATAACCCGCAGCAGCACGTCCGACTGCACCTTTACCAGCTCATTCTGGCGGTCGCGGTCATAGAAGAAATGATCCGCTTCGTCAAAACAATAGTCGAACAGGCTTGCAAGCGAGGCCTCCGCCTTCCGCTTCCATTGCTCGGAGGGCAGTCCCAACTCCTCCGCTATTAACGCCAAATACTGCCGCTGGCAGTATACATTAGCTGTTAGGTCAGGAGCCAAAAATGGCAAAATCGGAGAATCCGGCTGACAATGCGCCGCATCCCCCAAATGCGGCGTATCTGGCACATGCCAGAAGCGGGGCGACAAATCATGGCCTGTATCGAATGTGCTGAACGCTTCTACACAGCCCGTCCCTCTCGTATCGCGGTGAGCCGCCAGCCAGTCGTCATAACGAGACATAGCGTCATACATCGTTTGTAAAAAAGCCTTGTCCCGGCCATGCAGCGCATAATGGTTCCAGATGCTGCGGGCGAGCGGCGTCACCAGTTGTATTTGCCGGTATGACGGCCCATTCTCCGTTATTTTGTACGGAAATAAGCCATCCTCCCGCTGAAACGCGGCAAAGGAGAGATATGTTGTCTCCGATACAGATGGAATAAACCGGGACAGCAGCTCTGCGTTAATCGTCCCTGTACTCTCCAGCCAGCAGCCTAAGTAGACGCCGCCCTCATGCAAAATCGGCTCCGGATTGCCGCCCGTCGGCACGATGCAGTCCAGCAAGCGGCGCATAGCCTCCTCATGTACGCTTTCCAGCCGTCCTTCGGCTGCAGCAAATTTCACTCCGCCAGCTTCCCACTCGCTTATTAACGATTGGTCGGAGGTTTTGCTCCCCTGCCCCCATATATGCTTTGCAGACTTGCTCCTAAGCCGTTCCAGCAGTTTTTCTTCCATAAATGCCGCCCCGCTTTCTACTAAAATGAACGATTCCAATTGGCACCTTCTAGGTTACAATGCGCGAGCACACTCGCATGCCGACCTTAGCCCCTTCTCCGCCCTTATCGGCTCTGACAACAGCAGGCTGCCTGACGGCAGCCCGAATGAACCTATTGATATTCCAATTAGCAGGCTAGCATGGCCTTATTGCTTATTGGTTTTTCGCAAAAATTTGCAGCGTGCCGTTGTAAAAATCGGCAACTGCCTGCTCTACCTTTTTACGGCCAAAACCGATTTCCTGAACCGTCGTCTCCGCCAGCTTGGAAAACTCTGCGAAGCCCGGAGGATTGTAGCTGACTGCGAAAGGCTCGGTTTTTGTCGCTTCCGAAACGCGGCTCGTATAATCATAAACGATGCGGTCTGCGTCGCTCGCTTCAGCCTGCAGCGCCTCTCGATTTTTGGACGTAACGGGAACGCCGCGGTCATTGCCGAGCACCTTCGCTGCCTCTGCATCATTAATGAAGAAGTTGATCAGCATTGCGACTTCCTTCGGATGCTCCGTTTTCGCATAGCCCGACAGCCCTTGGCTCGACTCGAATACGACACCCGTTCCCTTCTCGCCTCTAGGCAGCTGCACCATCGTGAGCGTATCCTCCGTCAGCCCTTGATACGCTGCAAACTGGTTGGATGGAATAAGGCTCATCGCAACCTTGCCCGTGATGATCAACGATTTGCTAGGATCGCTCGGCGGATTCGATACGGCAAGCTCCGGCGTCACGACGCCGCCTCCCGCCGTTGTCGCTTCCCAGTATTTAAACCAGCTCAGCGCCTGCTCTTCTGTAAAGCCTGGCTTGCCTTCTGCCATGTTGTAAAGCTGCGCGCCATTTTGCTTAAGCGCAATATCCATGCCATCTACCGTAAAATTATAGGTGCCATATACGCCGTCACCCAGCTTTTCAGAAAGCTCCTTGCTAATGGCGGCGTAGTCGTCCCAGCTCCAGCCATCCTGAGGCACCGCAATGCCCGCTTTCTCGAACAGCTTCGTATTAATCAGGATGCCTCTCGCATTCGCGCCAGCAGATATATGCAGCAGCTTGCCGCCCAGCGTTCCATACTCCACCATCGATTCATCCATATCCGTCAAATCCAGCTCTTTGCCTACATACGGGTCAAGCTCCAGCAAAACCCCTTTATTGGCATAATCGACAACGTTGCCGCCAAGGAAAAAAACGTCCGCCGGCGTACCCGATGCGAGCTGGGTATTCAGCTTGTCAAAATAACCGGATGAAGGCGCGAACTCGCCCTGCACCTTAATGCTTGGATTTTTTTTCTGGAATAGTTCCAGCACCTGATTTGTACGGTCAGCCCGCCCTTGGTCTCCCCACCACATAATGCGCAGCTCTACCTGTTCCTGCCCTCCAGCGCCGCTGCCAGCACCCTCCCCATCTGTCTTGCCCTCTCCACTAGTGCCAGATGCTGCTCCTCCTGCTCCCGTACCACCCGAGCATGCCGTCATAAGGACCATTAATGCTGCCAGCATTGAAAATAGAATACGCCGCTTCATGCCAATCTCCCCCATTTTCGATAATATCGTTCGAGTAAAACGCTTACAACGCCATCTTACTGTAAACCTTAGCCGTAGCGCCTTTCATTATTTCGGCAGTTCATTTGCAATTTTTTCGGATCGCGTTATCGCCATATCGTTAACAGGCCGATTGCTAGCCATGAGGCCGCTACTTCAAGCCCGTCGTTGCAATACCCTCCAGAAAATAACGCTGGAACGTCAGGAAAACCGCAGTTATGGGAAGCAGCGACAGCGCAGACATCGCGAGCAGCGCACCCCAATCCGAGGAGCCCGATGGGTCGAACAGCGCCCGAATGCCCAGCTGCACCGTGAACAGCCGAATATCGCTCAAATAAATCATTTGGCTGAAAAAATCATCCCATGTCCATATAAACGTAAAGATGGCCGTCGTAATCAGAGCCGGGACGAGCAGCGGAAGAATAATACGGAAATAAATTTGTTTTTGGCTGCATCCGTCAATCGTCGCGCTTTCGTCAAGCTCGCGCGGAATGCCCCGGATAAACTGGACCATGAGCAAAATAAAAAACGAATCCGTCGCCAGCCATTTTGGCAGCACCAGCGGGTAATACGTATTAATCCAATGCAGCTCGTTAAAAATGACATATTGCGGCACCAGTGTCACATGATAAGGCAGCATAATCGTAACCAGCATCAGCGAAAACCATAGCTTGCTGAACTTAAAGGTTAATCTGGCAAAAGCAAAAGCGGCAAGCGAGCAGGTAATCGCATTTCCAAGCACGCTCGTGAGCGATATTGCAAAAGAGTTGGCGAAAAAACGGCTGAAGCTGATGCCTTGGAAGCCGCGCCAGCCATTCACGTAATTTTCCAGCGTAAACGAGCTTGGCCAGATGCCCGGATCGGAAAAGATCAGCTGGTTCGGCTTGAAGGAGCTGCTGATCAGCCATAGAACGGGGTAGATCATCAGCAGACCCATGACGATGATCGGCACATGCCTTAGTACTTGCCCATATTTCATGCGGTTTGTCATCCTTTGCCCTTACCTCCCGTCCTTGTTGTCTCCATAAAACACCCAGTATTTCGAGGTCACGAATATAATCGCCGTCAACGCTCCAATAATGAGCAGCATAATCCAGGCGAGCGCCGAGGCGTAGCCCATATCGAAGAAGGAGAAGCCCTTCAAATACAAATACAGCGTATAAAACATCGTCGCATCAAGCGGGCCGCCGCGGCCGTCACCGATGACGAAAGCCGGCGTAAACGCCTGAAATGAATGAATGACGCTCATAATGAGGTTGAAAAAAATAACCGGCGTCAAAATCGGCAGCGTAATGCTGACGAACTGATTCCACTTCCTCGCCCCGTCCACCTGGGACGCTTCGTAAAGATCGGCGGGAATTTGCTTGAGCCCCGCTAGAAAAATGACCATCGCCGAGCCAAACTGCCATACTGACAGCGTAACAATCGTATATACAATGTAATCTGGATGGGCAATCCATGACGGGCCTTTGATGCCGAGCCAAGCGAGCGCCTCGTTCACAGCACCAGTACCGTCGAATATTTGCCGCCATACGATAGCAATGGCAACGCTGCCGCCAAGCAAGGACG from the Paenibacillus sp. BIHB 4019 genome contains:
- a CDS encoding carbohydrate ABC transporter permease, with the protein product MTNRMKYGQVLRHVPIIVMGLLMIYPVLWLISSSFKPNQLIFSDPGIWPSSFTLENYVNGWRGFQGISFSRFFANSFAISLTSVLGNAITCSLAAFAFARLTFKFSKLWFSLMLVTIMLPYHVTLVPQYVIFNELHWINTYYPLVLPKWLATDSFFILLMVQFIRGIPRELDESATIDGCSQKQIYFRIILPLLVPALITTAIFTFIWTWDDFFSQMIYLSDIRLFTVQLGIRALFDPSGSSDWGALLAMSALSLLPITAVFLTFQRYFLEGIATTGLK
- a CDS encoding sugar ABC transporter permease, producing MGVSRKTLAREQNQTAYLFLLPWLIGFFCMTAGPMLGSLYLSMTKYNLLSPPSWIGMDNYVQIFTNDSTFTGSLWLTFKYVFISVPLRLAFALLVAVALNKGIRALGIYRTIYYIPSLLGGSVAIAIVWRQIFDGTGAVNEALAWLGIKGPSWIAHPDYIVYTIVTLSVWQFGSAMVIFLAGLKQIPADLYEASQVDGARKWNQFVSITLPILTPVIFFNLIMSVIHSFQAFTPAFVIGDGRGGPLDATMFYTLYLYLKGFSFFDMGYASALAWIMLLIIGALTAIIFVTSKYWVFYGDNKDGR